The following coding sequences lie in one Gorilla gorilla gorilla isolate KB3781 chromosome 5, NHGRI_mGorGor1-v2.1_pri, whole genome shotgun sequence genomic window:
- the ZUP1 gene encoding zinc finger-containing ubiquitin peptidase 1 — translation MLSCDICGETVTSEPDMKAHLIVHMESEIICPFCKLSGVNYDEMCFHIETAHFEQNTLERNFERINTVQYGPSDNKKDNTLQCGMEVNSSVLSGCASNHPKNSAQNLTKDSTLKHEGFYSENLTESRKFLKSREKQSSLTEIKGSVYETTYSPPECPFCGKIEEHSEDMETHVKTKHANLLDIPLEDCDQPLYDCPMCGLICTNYRILQEHVDLHLEENSFQQGMDRVQCSGDLQLAHQLQQEEDRKRRSEESRQEIEEFQKLQRQYGLDNSGGYKQQQLRNMEIEVNRGRMPPSEFHRRKADMMESLALGFDDGKTKTSGIIEALHRYYQNAATDVRRVWLSSVVDHFHSSLGDKGWGCGYRNFQMLLSSLLQNDAYDDCLKGMSIPCIPKIQSMIEDAWKEGFDPQGASQLNNRLQGTKAWIGACEVYILLTSLRVKCRIVDFHKSTGPLGTHPRLFEWILNYYSSEGEGSPKVVCTSKPPIYLQHQGHSRTVIGIEEKKTRTLCLLIFDPGCPSREMQKLLKQDIEASSLKQLRKSMGNLKHKQYQILAVEGALSLEEKLARRQASQVFTAEKIP, via the exons ATGCTTTCCTGTGATATTTGTGGTGAAACAGTAACCTCAGAACCAGACATGAAAGCTCACCTAATTGTTCACATGGAAAGTGAAATTATATGTCCATTTTGCAAGTTGTCAGGTGTGAATTATGATGAAATGTGTTTTCATATCGAAACAGCTCATTTTGAGCAGAATACACTTGAAAGAAACTTTGAGAGGATAAATACAGTACAATATGGACCTTCAGATAACAAGAAAGACAACACCCTACAGTGTGGAATGGAAGTTAATTCAAGTGTTCTTTCAGGTTGTGCATCTAATCATCCAAAAAATTCAGCTCAAAACCTGACTAAAGATAGTACTTTAAAACATGAAGGCTTCTATTCAGAGAACTTAACTGAATCTAGAAAATTCCTGAAAAGTAGGGAAAAACAGTCCAGCCTGACCGAAATAAAAGGATCTGTTTATGAAACAACATACAGTCCTCCCGAATGTCCATTCTGTGGAAAAATAGAGGAGCACAGTGAAGATATGGAAACTCATGTGAAAACAAAGCATGCCAATCTTTTAGACATTCCATTGGAAG ACTGTGATCAACCACTCTATGATTGTCCTATGTGTGGGCTCATATGTACAAATTACCGTATTCTTCAGGAACATGTTGACTTGCATTTGGAAGAAAACAGCTTTCAGCAAG GCATGGATAGAGTCCAGTGTTCTGGTGATCTACAATTGGCTCACCAGCTTCAgcaagaagaagacagaaagaggagATCTGAAGAATCAAGACAAGAAATAGAAGAATTTCAGAAGCTGCAG AGACAATATGGTTTAGATAATTCTGGAggatacaaacaacaacaactacgAAATATGGAGATAGAAGTAAATAGGGGAAGAATGCCTCCATCTGAATTTCACAGGAGAAAAGCTGATATGATGGAATCATTAGCTCTTGGTTTTGatgatggaaaaacaaaaacttccg GAATTATTGAAGCACTTCACAGGTATTATCAGAATGCTGCCACAGATGTGAGACGGGTGTGGCTTTCTTCAGTGGTGGATCACTTTCATTCATCTTTAGGCGACAAAGGTTGGGGTTGTGGTTACAGAAATTTCCAAATGCTACTTTCATCATTATTACAAAATGATGCTTATGATGATTGCTTAAAAG GTATGTCGATTCCTTGCATTCCAAAAATTCAATCTATGATTGAAGATGCATGGAAGGAAGGTTTTGATCCTCAGGGGGCCTCTCAACTTAATAACAGGTTACAGGGAACAAAGGCCTGGATTGGAGCATGTGAAGTATATATACTCCTGACCTCCCTAAGGGTAAA GTGTCGTATTGTTGATTTTCACAAATCAACTGGTCCTTTGGGTACACACCCTCGCTTATTTGAATGGATATTGAACTATTATTCTTCAGAGGGAGAAGGGAGTCCAAAGGTAGTGTGTACATCTAAACCTCCTATCTATCTTCAGCATCAAG gtCACAGTCGAACTGTTATTggaattgaagagaaaaaaacccGAACATTATGCTTACTAATATTTGATCCTGGATGTCCTTCTCGAGAAATGCAGAAATTATTAAAGCAAGACATAGAGGCTAGCAGTCTCAAGCAACTTCGCAAATCTATGGGAAATTTAAAACATAAGCAATACCAGATATTGGCAGTAGAGGGTGCTCTTTCTCTAGAGGAGAAACTT gCCAGGAGACAAGCTTCTCAAGTCTTTACAGCCGAGAAGATTCCTTGA